The following coding sequences are from one Leptospira mayottensis 200901116 window:
- the ychF gene encoding redox-regulated ATPase YchF, with product MSLNCGIVGLPNVGKSTIFNALTKAGAQMENYPFCTIEPNKGIVEVPDSRLDRLAEIAKPQKVVPAIIEFVDIAGLVKGASQGEGLGNKFLSHIREVDAICHVVRAFEDENVTHVHGKINPVDDAAVVNMELIFADLDSADKQFQRISKNAKNGNKEAQEQTFVLEKILTLLKAGKPARLASLKDEEIKIARTFQLITLKPVMYVANIADKDAAKKDTILLTQIKQMAKEENAELVILCGRFEEEISGLNRNEQLDFLKEIGEIESGLDRMIKTAYKLLGLITFFTAGEMEVRAWTTPWNSTGPKAASVIHSDFEKGFIRAEVMGYEDLDRAGTQAKVKEEGKLRIEGKEYVVQDGDVIYFRINA from the coding sequence ATGAGTCTGAATTGCGGTATTGTCGGCCTTCCCAATGTAGGTAAATCTACTATTTTCAACGCCCTTACAAAAGCGGGCGCACAGATGGAAAATTATCCGTTTTGTACTATCGAACCTAACAAAGGAATTGTGGAAGTTCCCGATTCAAGACTGGATCGACTCGCGGAAATTGCAAAACCTCAAAAGGTTGTTCCCGCTATCATAGAATTTGTGGACATCGCTGGTCTTGTCAAAGGCGCTAGCCAAGGAGAAGGTCTTGGTAATAAATTTCTTTCCCATATCCGAGAAGTGGATGCGATTTGTCACGTTGTGCGCGCTTTTGAAGATGAAAACGTTACCCACGTTCACGGAAAAATAAATCCTGTGGACGACGCGGCAGTTGTAAACATGGAATTGATTTTCGCGGATTTAGACAGTGCAGACAAACAGTTTCAAAGAATTTCAAAAAATGCGAAAAATGGAAACAAAGAAGCACAGGAACAAACTTTCGTTCTCGAAAAAATCTTAACCCTTTTAAAGGCCGGGAAACCTGCAAGACTCGCCTCGTTAAAAGACGAAGAAATAAAGATCGCAAGAACCTTTCAATTGATTACCTTAAAACCGGTTATGTATGTGGCAAACATTGCTGACAAAGACGCTGCAAAAAAAGATACTATTTTACTTACTCAAATCAAACAGATGGCAAAGGAAGAAAACGCCGAACTCGTGATTCTATGCGGCCGTTTCGAAGAAGAGATTTCCGGTTTGAATCGTAACGAACAACTCGACTTTTTAAAAGAGATCGGAGAAATCGAAAGTGGTCTAGATCGTATGATTAAAACCGCATATAAACTTCTTGGTTTGATTACATTTTTTACAGCCGGGGAAATGGAAGTGAGAGCCTGGACGACTCCTTGGAATAGTACCGGACCTAAAGCGGCCTCTGTGATTCATTCCGATTTTGAAAAAGGATTTATCCGGGCCGAGGTTATGGGTTATGAAGATTTGGATAGGGCCGGAACTCAAGCAAAAGTAAAGGAAGAAGGCAAACTTCGAATCGAAGGAAAAGAATACGTAGTACAAGACGGAGATGTCATCTATTTTCGAATCAATGCTTGA
- the mutY gene encoding A/G-specific adenine glycosylase, producing MKSKINPKLLIELRESLLSWFQKNKRELPFRINKNAYRIWVSEIMLQQTRVAAMLPIYETFLKRFPDPKALQDASEEEVMKYWKGLGYYSRARNLKKGADLIVEKYEGRFPEDYEEALSIPGVGSYTASAVLSIAYGKPYAVLDGNVKRVLSRLFLIESDPNSSFTNHVLGDLAQKFLTPDVPGDHNEAMMELGALVCIPVPNCSVCPFENHCEAKGSGKEKEVPATKSVENWVDLDLNFLFLKSSGRVLLVKYTTRRFFKTIYSLPFRLEGKHPYEKDEWVEELFADSRVIQNSLRSRHSITNHRIRLKFSELDEKNIVRIEKSLQKRTDIQFKWVNESDLKEEFPSSISGKLIRLRNKNKKQPELPVGNL from the coding sequence GTGAAATCTAAAATAAATCCAAAACTTCTGATCGAACTCAGAGAAAGTCTGCTCTCTTGGTTTCAAAAAAACAAGAGAGAGCTTCCTTTTCGAATCAATAAAAACGCCTATCGAATTTGGGTGAGCGAGATCATGCTTCAGCAGACTCGGGTTGCCGCGATGCTTCCGATTTACGAAACATTCTTAAAAAGATTTCCGGATCCGAAAGCTCTGCAAGATGCGTCGGAAGAAGAAGTAATGAAGTACTGGAAAGGACTCGGTTATTATTCACGGGCTCGAAATTTAAAAAAAGGAGCGGATCTTATCGTTGAAAAATACGAAGGTCGCTTTCCTGAAGATTATGAAGAAGCTCTTTCGATTCCTGGAGTGGGAAGTTATACAGCCTCCGCCGTTTTGTCAATTGCTTATGGAAAACCTTATGCCGTTTTGGACGGGAACGTGAAACGCGTATTATCGCGATTATTTCTGATCGAATCTGATCCTAATTCAAGTTTCACCAACCATGTTCTCGGAGACCTAGCTCAAAAATTTTTAACACCTGACGTCCCTGGAGATCATAACGAAGCAATGATGGAACTCGGTGCACTTGTTTGTATTCCAGTTCCAAATTGTTCCGTATGTCCATTCGAAAATCATTGTGAAGCAAAAGGATCCGGAAAAGAAAAAGAAGTTCCGGCAACTAAATCAGTAGAGAATTGGGTGGACTTGGACCTCAACTTTCTTTTTTTGAAATCATCCGGTCGTGTTCTTTTGGTGAAATACACAACTCGAAGATTTTTTAAGACAATCTACTCGTTGCCGTTTCGATTGGAAGGGAAACATCCTTATGAAAAGGATGAGTGGGTGGAAGAATTATTCGCCGATTCCAGAGTGATACAGAATTCTCTGCGATCAAGGCATTCCATCACTAATCATAGGATTCGATTGAAGTTCAGCGAACTTGATGAAAAGAACATTGTTCGAATCGAAAAAAGTCTTCAAAAGAGAACGGATATCCAATTCAAATGGGTAAACGAATCGGATCTTAAGGAAGAATTTCCGTCTTCTATATCTGGAAAGTTGATCAGGCTCAGAAATAAAAACAAAAAACAACCGGAACTTCCGGTGGGAAATTTATGA
- a CDS encoding UbiD family decarboxylase, translating to MKLRSTAEFVKELQKQKELLVIEEEVNPILELAEIQRRVVSKRGPAVLFKNVKGSRFSVATNLYGSEKRMKIAFGEDPIKFVQKIAYTIQNILPPTPAKIWALRNTAFQAFRVGLKKVNTALVLENTLDSLHKLPTIKSWPKDGGNFVTLPLVYTESPKTGKGNLGMYRIQIHGPMETGMHIQIHRGGGNHYHEAEKEGRSLPVHIYTGGPPGLTIAAVAPLPEEISELILASLLLGEKLKIKRDKNVSFLPIVADADFLIQGIIPPKIRKPEGPFGDHYGYYALKHDYPIVQVQKIYHRKDAIWPATVVGRPPQEDHWIAEYLQDLLSPLFPVVMPAVKGIWAYEESGVHSLAAAIVKERYQGEAFTGALRILGEGQLSLTKVLLVTDQDINLKNFRETFIRVLERMNPITDIHIFANISQDTLDYTGPAVNQGSKAIFLGSGKKKNDLKEQFKGRFLYSSFKNPKVPYPGVLVVSGPKYKPKDGVPSKLLKEKSIRDFLFVFLVNDSEDATRSDHDFIWSIFTRFEPAGDIYADTKLIRNHPALYPPIVIDCRMKTWYPPLTEADAETIRKVDDRFGRLIDSL from the coding sequence ATGAAACTTCGATCCACGGCTGAATTCGTAAAGGAATTACAAAAGCAAAAGGAACTTCTCGTCATCGAAGAGGAAGTGAATCCAATATTAGAATTAGCTGAAATTCAAAGAAGGGTCGTTTCTAAAAGAGGACCGGCAGTGCTTTTTAAAAACGTAAAAGGTTCCCGCTTTAGTGTCGCGACTAATCTCTACGGTTCCGAAAAAAGAATGAAAATTGCGTTCGGAGAGGATCCAATCAAGTTCGTACAAAAAATTGCATATACGATCCAAAATATTCTTCCCCCGACTCCAGCTAAAATTTGGGCTTTGAGAAATACCGCGTTTCAAGCTTTTCGAGTCGGACTCAAAAAAGTAAACACAGCTCTGGTTCTTGAAAACACATTAGATTCTTTGCATAAACTTCCTACAATCAAGTCCTGGCCGAAGGACGGAGGAAATTTCGTCACTCTTCCTTTGGTTTATACGGAAAGCCCAAAAACCGGAAAGGGAAATCTGGGGATGTATCGAATCCAGATTCACGGACCGATGGAAACGGGGATGCATATCCAGATCCACAGAGGCGGCGGAAATCATTACCACGAAGCGGAAAAGGAAGGCCGATCCCTTCCAGTGCATATTTATACGGGAGGTCCTCCTGGTTTGACAATCGCCGCTGTCGCTCCTTTACCCGAGGAAATCAGTGAACTGATTCTCGCCTCGCTTTTGTTAGGCGAAAAGCTTAAAATCAAACGAGACAAGAATGTTTCTTTTCTTCCGATCGTAGCGGATGCAGATTTTTTAATCCAAGGTATAATCCCTCCCAAGATTCGAAAGCCGGAGGGACCGTTCGGAGATCACTATGGATATTACGCGTTAAAACACGATTATCCCATCGTCCAGGTTCAAAAAATTTATCATCGAAAAGATGCGATTTGGCCCGCGACCGTCGTAGGCCGCCCTCCACAAGAGGATCACTGGATCGCCGAATATCTACAGGATCTTTTATCTCCATTATTTCCCGTGGTAATGCCCGCGGTAAAAGGAATTTGGGCTTACGAAGAATCCGGAGTACATTCTCTTGCGGCCGCTATAGTTAAGGAAAGATACCAAGGGGAGGCGTTTACTGGTGCACTTCGAATTTTAGGAGAAGGGCAACTTTCTCTTACAAAAGTACTACTCGTAACAGATCAGGATATAAATCTGAAGAATTTTAGAGAAACGTTTATTAGAGTATTAGAAAGAATGAATCCGATTACAGATATTCATATTTTCGCAAACATCTCTCAGGATACGCTCGATTATACAGGACCTGCCGTAAATCAAGGAAGTAAGGCGATTTTCTTAGGTTCTGGAAAAAAGAAAAACGATTTAAAAGAACAATTCAAAGGAAGGTTCTTGTATTCTTCTTTTAAAAATCCGAAGGTTCCATACCCGGGAGTTTTGGTCGTTTCCGGACCCAAATACAAACCAAAGGACGGAGTTCCTTCTAAACTTTTAAAGGAAAAGTCGATCCGAGATTTTCTATTTGTATTCCTAGTGAACGACTCGGAAGACGCGACCCGCTCTGATCACGATTTTATTTGGTCGATCTTTACCCGCTTTGAACCTGCCGGAGATATTTATGCAGATACGAAATTAATCCGAAATCATCCTGCATTGTACCCGCCGATCGTGATCGATTGTAGAATGAAAACCTGGTATCCTCCTCTGACAGAAGCGGATGCAGAGACGATTCGAAAAGTAGATGATAGATTTGGTAGACTGATAGACTCTCTTTAA
- the rfaD gene encoding ADP-glyceromanno-heptose 6-epimerase, giving the protein MMKKRCIVTGGAGLIGSNLIEELNRQGIEDILVVDHLGTSSKWKNLIGKKYSDYLEKENFLDSSVRTSLLKDYHVLFHLGACSSTIETDASYLIKNNFEYTKLLANESLKNGIRFVYASSAATYGDGANGYDDKAPINSLKPLNMYGYSKHMFDLYAQKHGLSNKITGIKYFNVFGYGEGHKEDMRSVVLKGYEQIKKEGRIRLFKSYKSEYKDGEQKRDFLYVKDAAKITAYLAFGDYAGLYNLGRGIAETWNDLVSAIFDTLKLTANIEYIEMPESLKAKYQYYTCADTTKLLKTGYSEGFTQLKEAVREYVTLLQEEEGT; this is encoded by the coding sequence ATGATGAAAAAAAGATGTATCGTTACTGGCGGAGCCGGGCTCATAGGCTCCAATCTCATTGAGGAACTCAATCGACAGGGAATTGAAGATATTCTTGTGGTGGATCATTTAGGAACATCCTCCAAATGGAAGAATCTAATCGGAAAAAAGTATTCCGATTATCTGGAAAAGGAAAATTTTTTAGATTCTTCTGTTCGCACTTCTTTATTAAAAGATTATCATGTCTTATTTCACTTGGGAGCTTGTTCTTCCACGATTGAAACAGACGCTTCCTACCTGATCAAAAATAACTTCGAATATACGAAACTTCTCGCAAACGAATCCCTAAAAAATGGAATTCGGTTCGTATACGCTTCTTCGGCAGCAACGTACGGAGACGGAGCGAACGGATACGATGACAAAGCCCCCATCAATTCTCTCAAACCTTTGAATATGTACGGATATTCAAAACATATGTTTGATTTGTACGCTCAGAAACACGGCCTTTCAAACAAAATTACCGGAATTAAATACTTCAACGTGTTCGGATATGGAGAAGGGCATAAAGAGGATATGAGAAGCGTTGTTCTAAAGGGATACGAACAAATCAAAAAGGAAGGTAGAATCCGTCTTTTTAAATCCTATAAATCCGAATACAAGGATGGAGAACAAAAAAGAGATTTTTTATACGTGAAGGACGCCGCAAAAATTACCGCCTATTTAGCGTTTGGCGATTATGCAGGATTATACAATCTCGGAAGAGGAATTGCTGAAACGTGGAACGACTTAGTCTCCGCGATCTTTGATACTTTAAAGCTGACTGCAAATATAGAATATATCGAAATGCCTGAATCCCTAAAGGCAAAATATCAATATTACACTTGCGCCGATACGACGAAACTCTTAAAGACGGGATATTCTGAAGGATTTACTCAGTTGAAGGAAGCTGTAAGAGAATATGTAACCCTCCTCCAAGAGGAAGAGGGCACATAG
- a CDS encoding ArsR/SmtB family transcription factor — MSKEKSALKKNQLESAIRGIKGIAHPDRLQILFFLSQKEHSVGELVDLLGISQSAASQHLSKMKINGILSSRKESNQVFYYLKDGKYKDLIRTIIKIYG; from the coding sequence ATGTCCAAAGAAAAATCAGCATTAAAGAAAAACCAATTAGAGTCAGCAATTCGTGGAATTAAGGGGATCGCTCACCCTGACCGTTTGCAGATTCTTTTCTTCCTGTCTCAAAAAGAACACAGTGTAGGCGAGCTTGTGGATTTACTGGGAATCAGTCAATCGGCTGCTTCTCAGCACCTAAGTAAGATGAAAATCAACGGAATTCTTTCCAGTAGAAAAGAATCCAACCAAGTTTTCTACTATCTGAAAGACGGAAAATATAAGGACCTAATCCGTACAATCATTAAAATCTACGGTTAA
- a CDS encoding SDR family oxidoreductase: MEIKGKTVLVTGSAGGLGKAMAEHFAKKGAKIVLSDISEEKLKEAEKDIRVLGAEVLSFKADVSKEEDAEKLMQYAVKHFGSLDVAILNAGILRDGLLVKTDRETGKVISKMSLANWQSVIDVNLTGVFLTGREAAIQMIESKSKGVIIPIASVAMHGNPGQTNYSAAKAGVASMTKLWAKELSRYGIRVAGIAPGFIKTEMVMKDMNPEALKKWESLIPIGRLGEPYEIALSAEFIVNNDLVSSVVLEISGGVKI, from the coding sequence TTGGAAATTAAAGGTAAAACAGTACTCGTCACCGGCTCAGCAGGCGGACTTGGAAAGGCTATGGCGGAACATTTTGCCAAAAAAGGGGCAAAAATTGTTCTTTCGGACATATCTGAAGAAAAATTAAAAGAAGCAGAAAAGGATATCAGAGTTTTAGGAGCCGAAGTACTTTCCTTTAAAGCGGACGTATCCAAAGAAGAAGATGCAGAAAAGCTTATGCAATATGCGGTGAAACATTTTGGAAGTTTAGACGTCGCTATATTGAACGCGGGAATCTTAAGAGACGGATTGTTAGTAAAAACAGATAGAGAAACTGGTAAAGTAATTTCCAAAATGTCCTTGGCGAATTGGCAATCCGTTATCGACGTCAATCTTACTGGAGTATTCTTGACTGGAAGAGAAGCAGCAATTCAAATGATAGAAAGTAAAAGTAAAGGTGTTATCATCCCAATTGCATCTGTTGCGATGCATGGAAATCCAGGTCAGACAAATTATTCCGCCGCAAAAGCTGGAGTTGCCTCAATGACGAAATTGTGGGCAAAAGAATTGAGTAGATACGGCATTCGTGTGGCAGGTATTGCACCCGGATTTATAAAAACAGAAATGGTAATGAAAGATATGAATCCTGAAGCGCTAAAAAAATGGGAATCTCTTATACCTATAGGTAGATTAGGAGAACCTTATGAGATTGCGCTCTCCGCCGAATTTATCGTTAACAACGATTTAGTGTCCAGTGTTGTATTAGAAATATCAGGTGGAGTAAAAATTTAA
- the recN gene encoding DNA repair protein RecN, with amino-acid sequence MLRTLNIRDFALIEEACIDFQKGMTVITGETGAGKSLILDAISSLLGGKSSPMEIRTGAPRYVLEGVFDLSKNPVALEWLKEKGFSFDSQELTLHRECSRDGKSRILINQSLASSTALRGLGELLAEVHNQNDQILLLDRGEQLDIIDLYAGLIPLRNEVKECFLTYRSLKKRLEELRKNEEEKSKRIEFLTFQIREIKEADLKEGEEEGLIQEENLLAHGELLAENYEILSSYLADSESAILPSFPRFLSAAEKIKSIQPDFSKTLDSLQEIYIQLKEINSSVLDEKEEIFFSPDRLQFVQSRLDLISKMKKKYGSDLAAILDCKSKAEQELEAMEENSKNKESMQVEIEKVTSILASLSIQLSKARRESLIRFESSLKSELEQLGMPGAAVQVVLRWEPSPEGEVSASGKSYIVNESGLDQLEFYFSPNPGEKPRPLRKIASGGEVSRVMLAIRSILGRQANLRVLIFDEIDSGLGGEIAMDVARKLRNLAENHQLILITHLQQIASAANDHLKVTKSVEGGRTFSKTEFLSLEERTLELARMISGQKVSKGALEHAKELLKKQAV; translated from the coding sequence ATGCTGAGAACCCTGAATATAAGAGACTTTGCTCTGATTGAAGAGGCTTGTATCGATTTTCAAAAAGGAATGACTGTGATTACTGGAGAGACGGGAGCGGGAAAGTCTCTTATTTTGGACGCCATTTCCTCTTTGTTGGGCGGAAAAAGTAGCCCGATGGAAATTCGAACGGGCGCTCCCCGTTATGTGTTAGAAGGGGTGTTCGATCTCTCTAAAAACCCTGTTGCCCTTGAATGGTTGAAAGAAAAGGGATTTTCCTTCGATTCGCAGGAACTCACTCTTCATCGAGAATGTAGTCGAGACGGAAAATCTAGGATTCTAATCAATCAATCATTGGCTTCTTCCACTGCGCTTCGGGGTTTGGGTGAACTACTCGCCGAAGTTCATAATCAGAACGATCAGATTCTTCTTTTGGATCGGGGAGAACAATTGGACATCATAGATCTTTACGCAGGTCTTATTCCTCTCCGAAATGAAGTGAAAGAATGTTTTCTTACCTATAGGAGTCTAAAAAAACGCCTTGAAGAATTGCGTAAGAATGAGGAAGAAAAATCCAAACGAATCGAGTTTCTTACCTTTCAAATCAGGGAAATCAAAGAGGCTGATCTCAAAGAGGGCGAGGAAGAGGGACTGATCCAAGAGGAAAATCTTTTGGCTCATGGAGAACTTCTCGCAGAGAATTATGAAATTTTATCTTCGTATCTTGCAGACAGTGAATCCGCCATTCTTCCTTCATTTCCGAGATTTTTGAGCGCGGCAGAAAAAATTAAATCGATTCAACCCGATTTCTCAAAGACCTTGGATTCTTTACAGGAAATTTATATTCAACTTAAAGAGATCAACTCATCCGTTTTGGATGAAAAGGAAGAGATTTTCTTTTCTCCGGATAGGCTTCAATTCGTTCAATCTCGTTTGGATCTGATTTCTAAAATGAAAAAAAAATATGGTTCCGATTTAGCTGCGATTTTGGATTGCAAAAGCAAAGCAGAACAGGAATTGGAAGCGATGGAGGAAAATTCGAAGAACAAGGAATCGATGCAAGTCGAAATCGAGAAGGTGACTTCTATACTTGCCTCTCTTTCGATTCAACTTTCCAAAGCGAGAAGGGAATCTCTCATTCGTTTTGAGTCTTCCCTCAAGTCCGAATTAGAACAACTCGGAATGCCAGGAGCTGCGGTTCAAGTCGTACTCCGTTGGGAACCGAGTCCGGAAGGAGAAGTATCGGCTTCGGGTAAAAGTTATATTGTAAACGAGTCGGGACTGGATCAGCTCGAATTTTATTTCAGTCCGAATCCGGGAGAAAAACCGAGACCACTTCGTAAGATCGCCTCTGGAGGAGAGGTGTCTAGAGTAATGCTCGCAATTCGCTCTATTTTGGGTAGACAGGCTAATTTGCGGGTTTTGATATTCGACGAGATCGATTCCGGTTTAGGTGGAGAAATTGCAATGGATGTGGCTCGAAAACTCAGAAATCTGGCGGAAAATCACCAATTGATTTTGATCACACACTTACAACAGATAGCGTCCGCAGCAAATGATCATTTAAAAGTTACGAAGTCGGTAGAGGGGGGACGTACGTTTTCGAAGACAGAATTTTTGAGTTTAGAAGAGAGAACTTTGGAACTTGCAAGAATGATTTCAGGTCAGAAAGTGTCAAAAGGCGCTCTAGAACACGCTAAAGAACTGTTGAAAAAACAGGCGGTTTAG
- a CDS encoding MotA/TolQ/ExbB proton channel family protein, which produces MFLAKSDSLISAIPPESVPIVIVLVSIIGFTIIIERLIYFSKWKPIALDDWRSLKELFRQKNWNTAIDYLKSMNNGPSVLVLQAGIESSLKNLEAAEEEMLSAGFAQILKMERFLSGLGTIATISPLLGVLGTVLGIIRSFEEGSGTRGAEVGISEALITTAMGLAIAIPAYVAYNYFQKKKEDTIAEMENLSGQALKYLK; this is translated from the coding sequence ATGTTTTTAGCCAAATCTGATTCTCTAATTTCTGCAATTCCTCCGGAGTCTGTACCGATTGTTATTGTTTTAGTTTCCATTATCGGTTTTACGATCATTATTGAAAGATTGATCTATTTTTCTAAGTGGAAACCGATTGCTCTTGATGACTGGCGTTCTCTCAAAGAATTATTTCGCCAGAAAAATTGGAATACAGCGATTGATTATCTTAAAAGCATGAACAACGGACCTTCTGTTCTCGTTCTTCAAGCAGGTATTGAATCTTCACTTAAAAATTTAGAAGCTGCGGAAGAGGAAATGCTCTCTGCAGGTTTTGCACAGATTCTCAAAATGGAAAGATTTCTTTCCGGACTTGGGACTATTGCGACAATTTCTCCTCTTCTTGGTGTCCTCGGGACGGTACTTGGGATCATTCGTTCCTTCGAAGAAGGTTCAGGAACGAGAGGGGCTGAAGTAGGAATCAGCGAAGCTTTGATTACGACCGCGATGGGACTTGCCATTGCGATTCCTGCCTATGTTGCCTATAACTACTTTCAAAAGAAAAAAGAAGATACGATTGCCGAAATGGAAAATCTTTCCGGTCAAGCTCTTAAATATCTGAAATAA
- a CDS encoding ExbD/TolR family protein, whose amino-acid sequence MKFRKFRSSASRTGQIELAPLIDVISFIVIYFLMNATLEKSTVMKIELPRSSSTAQEKKKDELVITVNKDGKIFLDKDTDPIPLEKLTEKINVFLGPLEKREPGKNRVIIRGDGTASYQTVIKVIDKVNEAGVSKFNLAMVRQTGSGEK is encoded by the coding sequence ATGAAGTTCAGAAAGTTTCGATCTTCCGCAAGCAGAACAGGGCAAATCGAATTAGCTCCTTTGATAGACGTGATTTCTTTTATCGTTATTTATTTTTTGATGAACGCGACTTTGGAAAAATCGACGGTCATGAAAATCGAACTTCCTCGCTCTTCTTCAACCGCCCAAGAAAAGAAAAAAGATGAACTTGTGATTACGGTCAATAAAGACGGTAAGATTTTTTTAGACAAGGATACTGATCCGATTCCATTGGAAAAACTGACGGAAAAAATCAATGTTTTCCTTGGTCCTTTGGAGAAAAGGGAACCGGGCAAAAATCGAGTTATTATTCGAGGAGACGGAACTGCAAGTTATCAGACCGTGATTAAGGTAATCGATAAGGTAAATGAGGCAGGAGTAAGTAAGTTTAACCTAGCGATGGTAAGACAAACTGGTTCCGGAGAAAAATAA